Within the Streptomyces sp. YIM 121038 genome, the region CACGGCCTGGAGGAGCACCAGCGGTACGAGCAGCGCGTACTGCCCCATCGCCGCGCCCCCGGCAAGGAGCAGCCCGAGCACCGCCGTGAGCGCGGCGGGCTGCATCCCCGGCTCGATGATCGGCGACCGCCCCTCGGCCCGCGCCCGCTGGGCATCGGTGACCCGAGCGTTCCCGGTAACGGTGGCGGGCCCGTAGGAGGGCCCGGCCTCGGGCCCGGCCTCGGGCTCCGCCGCTTCCTCTGTGAGCGGTTGGTACCCGCCCACCCCTTCTGTGGGCGGCTGGTCCGCCCAGGGGGCGAGTGGGGTCTCCCCTGCTCGAGCGGAGCCGAGAGCTTGGGGATGGGCGGGCACAGCGTGGGCGCCCTGATCCGGGTACGAGGGCTGGGCGTAGGCGGCCTCGGGAGCCGGGGCCCACTGGTCGGCGGACTGCTGCGGCAGGTACGCGGTCTCGGTCACGTCGGCGACAGGCATCGGCACGGGCTGGACCTGCGTCTCCCAGGTCTGCCCCTGCCACTGCTGGGTGTAGTCCTGGTGGTGGTCCTGCTGCCCCGCGTAAGGGTCCTGGTACCCCCACTGCTGCTGGTACTGGCCATCGCCGTGCGGCGACTGCGGCTGCGGCTGCGCCACCTGCTGCTGGTACGGGTCATAGGGGTCGTACCCCTGCTGCCCCGGCTGCGCCTGGTACGGGTCGTACCCCTGGTGCGGCTGGTCGCTCAACGTCATCCTCCTGCGAACGGCGGGAGCACCTCGACCGTGCCGCCCTCGGCCAGACGTACCGTCTCATGGGCGCGCGTGCCCACGGGGTCGCCGTCGATGAGGAACGAGCAGCGGAGCAGGACGCGCTCCAGTTCCCCGGGGTGTCGCGCGCGGGCCGCGCTCAGCGCGTCGGCCAGCGTGGCCTCCGCGTACGGCTCCTCGGCAAGGCCCGCGGCCGCCTTCGCCGCGGCCCAGTACCGGATCGTTCCAGCTGCCATGGTGCCCCTCCTGCCACTCGTCACTCGGCGGTTGCCGACGTCCATGATGCCGTGGCCCAGTCGGCCACCCGCCCCAGGAGCGCGTCGTCCGCCGCGTGCTCCGCGTGGCCCATGCCCGCTTCCAGCCACAGCTCGGCCGCGCCGGCAGCGGCGGCGGCCAGCATCCGCGGATGGTCGACGGGGAAGTACGGGTCCCGGTCGCCGTGGACGATCAGGAGCGGGGTCGGCGCGAGCAGCGGCACGGCCTCCGTCGGCGACAGGGGCACCGGGTCCCATTCGCGCGGATGGATGCGGGTGCGCAGGCCGACGCGGCTCACGGCCCGGCCCGCGGGCCGGGTGACCAGCCAGTGCAGCCGCCGCATGGGCGCCGTGCCCCGGTAGAACCAACGGGCCGGAGCACTGACCGCCACGACGGCGTCAACCCGCGCTTCCGTGCGCCCCCCGTGCAACGCCGCGTGGCGCAGGACCACGGAGCCGCCCATGGAGAAACCGACGGTCACCACGCGCGTGTGCCCGAGCGAGCGCGCCCAGGCGACGGCCGCCGCCACGTCGAGCACCTCGCGGTCGCCGACCGTGGACCGTCCCGCGGAGGCCCCGTGCCCCCGGAAGGAGAACGTGACCACGGCCGCACGCTGCGCGAACACCCGCGCCGCCCGCCGCACGTGCGGCCGCTCCCGGTCCCCCGTGAAGCCATGCGCGACCACGATCGCGGGCCCGCCGACCGGGCCGGGACCCGGGTCGTACGCGGCATCGAGACGTACCCCGTCCGCCGTACGGAGCGTGGTACGCAGCGTTGCGCTCCGCTGAACGCGAGTGATCGGGGGCACAGAAGATCGCGCCGTCTGACCTGCCGGACCGGAACTCATGTGGGCTATTCTGCTGCGCAGAGGATCCGGGCAACGCAGCCCCCGGGTCCTTTCGTGCTTTCCGGGCCGGTCGCACGGGCCGCGCGGAACGCCGTCGGTAAACGTAGCCTCAAGACCGGCGAGCACGGACGCCTCCCCGGGCGCGGGAGGTGTAGCAACGTACGAAGCAGTGCCCCCACGTCCTCGCACGGGACCCGAGGAGGAACCGACGTAATGGGCGAGCGAAACGTGCACGGCGACCGGCAGGTCCGGCCGGCCCCCCAGGCAGGAGAGGGGTCCCCCCTGTTCGAGCGCAGCCGAGAACTCGGGGGCGGGTCGCGATGAGTTCTCTGCTGCTCCTGACCAACGCCCTCCAGCCGTCGACGGAGGTGCTCCCCGCCCTCGGTCTGCTCCTGCACAACGTGCGGGTGGCCCCCGCCGAGGGCCCGGCCCTCGTGGACACCCCCGGCGCCGACGTCATCCTCGTCGACGGGCGCCGCGACCTGCCACAGGTCCGCAGTCTGTGTCAGCTCCTGCGCTCCACCGGACCCGGCTGTCCGCTGCTCCTCGTCGTGACGGAGGGCGGCCTCGCCGCCGTCACCGCGGACTGGGG harbors:
- a CDS encoding MoaD/ThiS family protein, yielding MAAGTIRYWAAAKAAAGLAEEPYAEATLADALSAARARHPGELERVLLRCSFLIDGDPVGTRAHETVRLAEGGTVEVLPPFAGG
- a CDS encoding alpha/beta fold hydrolase — its product is MSSGPAGQTARSSVPPITRVQRSATLRTTLRTADGVRLDAAYDPGPGPVGGPAIVVAHGFTGDRERPHVRRAARVFAQRAAVVTFSFRGHGASAGRSTVGDREVLDVAAAVAWARSLGHTRVVTVGFSMGGSVVLRHAALHGGRTEARVDAVVAVSAPARWFYRGTAPMRRLHWLVTRPAGRAVSRVGLRTRIHPREWDPVPLSPTEAVPLLAPTPLLIVHGDRDPYFPVDHPRMLAAAAAGAAELWLEAGMGHAEHAADDALLGRVADWATASWTSATAE